The DNA window GGATGTATCTCGTCCGGTCTAGGGTGTACATTTTGGAAGCACAACTGTAACTTCTCGTCGAAGTGTGCGGTCACGTCCTCCGTGGACGCGTAGGGGCTCGTCTCAAACGCGTGCTCGGCGGCAGAGACCGCGTCCAGCAGCAGCGACATCTCCTCGGCGTTCACACGAGCCCGCTCCAGGTGAATTTCCCGTCCCGTTCCGCCCTTCAAGTCGTTGAAATCCTGCCACCCATCATCTCTTCGCGCCGAGGGCTCCGCCATAACTGCAACTGGAGAGATGCGCTCGGTTCCGACCGAATTACGAACCCTACTACGGCGAAAGCActgctcatgaatattaattagaacATACTTGAGCTGCTAAGAAACCGTCCGAGtcacctaattaatattcatgaagtCCAGTCGACGTATTCTTGCCAGCCAACCAATAAGTTAATCCAAACCccgtttattaataataataataataataataataataattgctcaACGGCTCTGCTGATTCAACAGCATaagctaattaatattaatgacaaTTATAAGCATTATAATTAAACCAAACAcgctcaataataataataataataatagctctGGTTAAACCCGTTGAATGAACCGCGTagcaaaattaatattaatgagtgAAGCCTTCACCATAGTAAGATTGTAGGAACGCTAATCATACAGTTGCTAAATATGTGATGCATATCAATAAATAAGTGGAATATcaatgtatataattttgtgTCATTTCGTTTGTATAAACAGTACTATTTTGCgggttttttattaaacatattaaaatatgaaaaaggtCAAATAgccttatttaaatattgtaacgcaatgaaaaaatgcataaaactgaaaactgtCCGTAATAgaattactattaaaatagcttttatcatatatatatatatatatatatatatatatatatatatatatatatatatatatatatatatatatatatatatatatatatatatatgcattcaaTGAAAAATCGGATCAGTAGTTAAACCTTTTTCTGTTCTGAAAAACCAGTTTCATGTTTTAGACAGAAGTTCTAGTTCTAGGGTTAGCGGTGTCTGATTCATGATTCATGTTCTTTTGAGTCGAATCTTAAACTGTTCACAGAACTGTCTCTTGAATCGCACTGAATCGTTCGCGAACAGTTCTTCttctttacgttttttttttttttttttagttaattttaatgGTGCACATTTTTAACGctattatggttttattttttcaaatacgCTGCTGGCGGCAGTGCGTCGCTGTGCTCGTGCTGCTGCGTGACTCGGTTCCTCCGGGAGGCGGCGCTCCAGTGACTCGGCGCTGACGCTTCAGCAGCGGGAGAAGAACCGGCCGGAAGCGCCGGCGAAAGCGGAAGCGTAAACATGGAGGCGGCCGTGTTCATTTTATCCCTCGTCGACTGCTGCGCTTTAATATTCCTTTCCGTTTATTTCGTATCCTTCACAAACTCTTGAGCCGAAAAGAGGTGTCCGCGAGCGAGCGCGTCTCGCGCCGCGTCGCTCGTGCTCGCGCCAGCTGCAGGCTGTGATTGCGGCCAGATGCGGCTTGTTTAGCTTATGTTAGTCATTCATGAGGGTTTCTCTTCATAATGTGTGTTTCGCTGCATTGCTGTGTTTTAGCAGAAGCTGGAGTGTGTGAACGACGCCGGTGCCTGCTGTTACGAGTCGAGGAATACTCGTATCACTGTTATTAACCCTCCGTATACTTCCCTAACTCCACGCTCAGATTATTACTCTGTCTGATCTGGAATGTGACTACATCAATGCTCGGTCCTGCTGCTCCAAGTTAAACAAAGTAAGTCTTTTTTGCAATTCACTTATTATGGGACATTTATTCTATTAATAGACGCGGGTTCAAAATCTGATTACTTGTTCATTAAACATTGCGCAATTAAGTCCTGTTACAGTAATCGTGTAAAAACAGTCACTGACTTTCTCCTGTCGTGCTGAAGAACACGGTCGTCAGGTTTTGCTCAGCTCGAGGTTTCCTGTCGTTTAAAGCAAATGGCATGTTATgtagaaagaaatgcatactaTGCTTAGTTTCagtaatgttttcaaaaatgttcagcCCAACTGTATGTCTCTCATGGCCTCATTTGTACAGATGCAaattttgttttactgattttCTCAATAACAAGACTTGATTATCATGAGTTATGCACATTAAAAGAagaattttaagatttttaacaCTAACATTTAGCATGCCTCCTCCtccttttatgtattttaagtcAGAATACGCATGTCGTCCAACATTGTAACCaactttgacattttattctccgtAAACGTATTCGAAACCTTTAAAACTAGGTGTTTTACTCGCATTCAACGCGCTCACTGTGGACATGAAGTGGTTTTTTGCATTCGTGAGCGTCAGGTGTGTGCTGGAAGGTGATTTTGGTGTGCTCTGTGTTCAGTGGGTCATTCCTGAGATGATCGCTCAGGCTCTGGCCACGGTCCTCATGCTGGTCTCCATGCACTGGTTTGTGTTCCTGCTCAACTTACCCGTGGCATCGTGGAACGTTTACAGGTGATTCGGCACACGCTGCGCATATAAACCCGGGGAAGGCTCCAGCTAACCGTccctgatgtgtgtgtgtgtgtgtgtgtgtgtgtgtgtgtgagcagataCGTGAAGGTTCCTATGGGGAACATGGGAGTGTACGATCCCACGGAGATTCACAACAGAGGTCAGCTCAAGTCCCACATGAAGGAAGCCATGATCAAACTGGGCTTCCACCTTCTCTGCTTCTTCATCTACCtgtacaggtaaaaaaaaaaaaacacaagagccGTCCGCTTAAACAGGATCGAGCCCAAGTTTGGGTCGCTTGTACTTCAGGAAATGCAGCTGACTTCAACCCAAATAttgatgacaaaaaaagtgctctgttctttaacatttaactaaataaattaagttgttctgtaaaataaaatgattaaatattttgtaaaaaaaaaaaaattaaaatattgcatgaGCAAAGTGTCCAATagtataaaaaattttttttataattaacagTAACACTAATAATTACTACTGTTaatgtatcatatttatttttttaataattaactacaaattattagtttatcaaaatgtattacCATTCGTACATTTGACACACAGTAGAATAGTATTACTGCActagtaatgcattttattgatacttccatgtaaataaatgtatattaatataatactaattaataaatagttaataCTAGTAATTGTTTTTactacctttttttatttttaattaaacactcatctttaaatagtttttaaaatacattacttatttaattaataatactaattatcATATGGTCCTATTAGTTGAACTGTGTTTCTGTAATGTTAATACTGGAGCGTCTAAATGAGGTTTATGTTCTGCAGCATGATCCTGGCTCTCATCAACGACTGAACTGCAGAGTCATCGACACAAACTGCCAAATCATGAACTGGCCTTTACACATTGTGAACGAACTTCACGCATCCCAGCTCTGTTTGCTAACGGCCTGAAGCAGCGAGCCGTCTCCACGTCCCTTTGGTTTCTCTGAATCAGGGCTGAAGCATCAAGACAATCGCACTGAACCACTCGCCGTCTGCTTGACAACAAGCTCGGTTTCCAcaactggataaaaaaaaaaaaaaataataataaaaggtgacttttttttttcttgcaattctgagttttTTGAGGTGTATCAGGATTTCATGTCAGAATTCCAAGATTCTAAATAGAATGGAATTTTCAGAATTGTGCGAAAAACTGTTAAACGTTttgtaattctgacttttttttttctttctttcccttgCTGAAGTTAAACGCTAAAAAGAGTCTGAATTGCAGTATTTTCAGATTATGCCAAAACGTAAGAAATACTTGCGATTGTGTGTTTTGCAAGATAAACACTCTAGTTTGTCTAAccgttaaaaaacaaaaatgctcagaattgcaagattaCAAAACCTGAATTCTAACACTACAAAACAATGACCGTTTTTTTCCGTATCACAAGCCTCCATACCTTCACCCACCAaaaccaacttttttttttttgtgcataaatgTCAAAGCCTGTTTTAGGACCAAGACTTTtgttaattatgattatttttatgaccattaagcacattttaactAGCACTGTGTCAttaatttgtattctttttacACTCCATGCTTGTACTGATTAAACTTCTGTTTTCAAACAAAACTACTGTGATGCACATATTaccatttatatgttttttctgatttaaagtctttttttttacagcaaatatgtattttttgcattacaataataatgacaaattgaaattaaaatgtgcttaattgtcaTCTTAATGTCAACTCAAGAAGtcttaatgatttaaaatatatgcataatttttcttttaatgagctggatttttttttttttctcctccactTGCATGCTGTTGTAAACCGCCTGTTATCAGAAAGGTCGTCGGTGTACGTGAACTTGTTTACAGATGAATGACTCAAAGGAGAACTAGCACTAAtgtgttctggtctgaatcacATCGGAGCCGTTCCACCGACTTCCTGCTAATGACATTTCAGTCGCTTGTTTTGAGCAGATACCATTGATTTAGTGTCTCTTGCTTTTTATGTTCAAGAACGTATGAGACAACCTGATAACTGACGATGTTTCTGTgaaattttgttaaatgtaggAGTGAATCTCGAAACCTGGACTGCCCAAAATCACAAGAAATGAATCctattttgtttaaagaaagtgAAGGGGACGTTTAGAACCattaagatcattttaaaatgttgttttaatgaatattttcgTTTCAGCGCATCTGTATGTTTTGTTcctgggtgttttttttttttttcagcggcGCTtctaattacagtaataaatattCAGTTGTAAAGATGCATTgaatttaaatcacaaaaatgttatgtattataGTATTTGTTGTGCTGGCTCTTAATTGTCAAGAAAATACTacacagaaaaatctaaatggtCCTTAAAAATGCGTACGCGAAATACTTTTTTCTGATTTTGAATTGTGGGTTCATCATCGTGGAGGTTAATGAATGCTGGGTGAGCGGGATGTGGTTTTGTTCGAACAGGGTCACGTGATCTTTGAGTTTTATCAGTCAGTGTTCTGCGTTGAATAGCGCTGTTCACGTCTCATTTGAGAGGGTTTGTTTCGTAAGCATGTGGGATCTGTGTCGTCGGTTTTGTTTAGTTCTTTTCAACATTTGCGTCTGTGgggtttaataaataaaaaaagattatcatGGATAGCACGCGTTCGCGCTTCATTCGGTTCAGTGCACCAAATTAGGATTCACGGTCTTCAGAGAAAACGGAAAAGCCTAAATAATACTGaatatttgatattaataagatgtttgttgttgtctgacaatagttttagttaatgacaatactaatattttaatatcgtttgtttttaaactaagTAATTCGGTTTTTATAAGGTTCTAGTAATTTCCCTCGGTTCAGCTGATGCTTTGGGGACATTCGGTTTCATTGAAGCCAGATTGAGTCACATTCGTAAAGCAACAAATGACCTTTCGGCCCCCCAAAACGGGGGAGACATCGGCCTGAATAAGTCAACCCTGAATGCCAGTCCATCATAATCTTTCTCTGTCAGCACGAAGATAATCCTCACTAATAACTCCCAAGAAGAAGATAAAGCAGCAGCCTTCCTGCTCTCCATAGAAAAGCCCCAGCAGCTGACCATGGCTCTGCCGGCTCTCGCAGCTAAGATCTGTGCTTCTTCATGGCTACCTGGGCAAAACGATTAGAGAAAGCGTATTTCTTGTGCAGTTTGTTACAAAACGGCACGCCACCAGGCTGCCCCCACTGCAAGAGCACCAGTCCCATGCATCACTTTTAGTAAAGATAGCATCCCCGTCCCTTGAGCTACCCTTTTTCTTCCCCTCAGGAGCCTTGGAGGAAAAAATAGATTTCAGCTCAGATCGCATAAATCTCAATCTTCCCACAGCAAAAGTGCTCTTTCCCGCAAAAACGAGCACCTCTCGAGCGGCTTGGTCCCTTTAGGGGTTCTGAAGAGTGTCATTGGCAGCTCTTCGTGTGGAG is part of the Puntigrus tetrazona isolate hp1 chromosome 16, ASM1883169v1, whole genome shotgun sequence genome and encodes:
- the cnih4 gene encoding protein cornichon homolog 4, producing the protein MEAAVFILSLVDCCALIFLSVYFIITLSDLECDYINARSCCSKLNKWVIPEMIAQALATVLMLVSMHWFVFLLNLPVASWNVYRYVKVPMGNMGVYDPTEIHNRGQLKSHMKEAMIKLGFHLLCFFIYLYSMILALIND